A single region of the Fusobacterium varium genome encodes:
- a CDS encoding epoxyqueuosine reductase QueH yields the protein MKINYEILMEQQLKEIEKTGIKPKLLLHSCCAPCSSAILEFLQNYFDITVYFYNPNITFEEEYYKRLNEQREYHEKRGYSIRVIEGNYDPKEDFFKQVKGLEDRREGGERCFKCYTLRMEATAQKAKELGFDYFSTVLSISPLKNAQWINEIGEELSEKYGIKFLNGDFKKKNRYLRSTEISREYELYRQDYCGCLFSKMEREAKEKEKLTGGRE from the coding sequence ATGAAGATTAATTACGAAATTTTAATGGAACAACAATTAAAAGAGATAGAAAAAACAGGAATAAAACCTAAACTACTTCTACACTCTTGTTGTGCCCCATGTAGTTCTGCTATACTTGAATTTTTACAAAATTATTTTGATATTACTGTTTATTTTTATAATCCTAACATTACATTTGAAGAAGAGTATTATAAACGTTTAAATGAACAGAGAGAGTATCATGAAAAAAGAGGGTATTCAATCAGAGTAATTGAAGGAAATTACGATCCTAAAGAGGATTTTTTTAAGCAAGTAAAGGGATTAGAAGATAGAAGAGAAGGAGGAGAGAGATGTTTTAAATGCTATACTCTTAGAATGGAAGCTACTGCACAAAAAGCTAAAGAGTTAGGATTTGATTATTTTTCAACTGTTCTTAGTATAAGTCCTTTAAAAAATGCTCAATGGATAAATGAGATTGGAGAGGAACTTTCTGAAAAATATGGTATAAAATTTCTAAATGGAGATTTTAAAAAGAAAAACAGATACTTAAGAAGTACTGAAATCTCAAGGGAATATGAACTATATAGGCAAGATTATTGTGGTTGTTTATTTTCTAAAATGGAAAGAGAGGCAAAAGAGAAAGAAAAACTGACTGGAGGAAGAGAATGA
- a CDS encoding MATE family efflux transporter gives MLSIIREILKLALPAVGEMVLYMMIWVLDTLMIGNHTGQIGVSAVGLSSEIMYTFTNMLVAMGISISVTSIVSRSIGSRDFEKARITSDIALKIGVIIAILLGTIFFTFPKEILTIAKAETEYVLPLATKYMRICSIAIVFNVLTSVFNGIFRGCKNTKSPLYTAFIVNVVNVSLDYILIFGKFGAPEMGVAGGAIATAVGNFAGFLFTMTQLKKIPFKVNLFSEFKKEYFRELIKLSIPSALQEGAFSINRLINVTLIMTLGSLAFAANQITINIESISFMPGWGFAIACTSLVGYSIGEKDYKKAKSYVTYSMVLSSLVMGIFAIIFLVSPEPIITAFIKDSEKEVITIGSACLMIASIEQIPIAISMVLGGALKGTGDSKTPFKIVLFTNWVIRLPLVYYFIYIQKAPVTYFWRITALQWIIEAIIILIVFHHKWKKNYETQ, from the coding sequence ATGTTAAGTATAATAAGAGAGATTTTAAAATTAGCTCTCCCTGCAGTTGGAGAAATGGTTTTATATATGATGATTTGGGTATTGGATACCCTTATGATAGGAAATCATACTGGACAGATAGGGGTTTCAGCAGTTGGACTTAGTTCTGAAATTATGTATACTTTTACAAATATGCTAGTTGCTATGGGAATTTCAATCTCTGTTACTTCAATAGTTTCAAGATCAATAGGGAGTAGAGATTTTGAAAAAGCTAGGATTACTTCAGATATTGCTTTAAAAATTGGAGTTATTATTGCTATTCTTTTAGGAACAATATTTTTTACCTTCCCTAAAGAAATTTTAACAATAGCTAAAGCTGAAACAGAGTATGTTCTTCCTTTAGCAACAAAATATATGAGAATATGTTCTATTGCTATTGTTTTTAATGTTTTAACAAGTGTATTTAATGGAATTTTTAGAGGTTGTAAAAATACAAAATCACCACTGTATACAGCTTTTATAGTAAATGTTGTAAATGTTTCCTTAGACTATATTTTAATATTTGGTAAATTTGGTGCTCCAGAGATGGGAGTTGCTGGAGGTGCAATAGCCACTGCAGTTGGAAACTTTGCAGGATTTTTATTTACTATGACACAATTGAAAAAAATACCATTTAAAGTAAATTTATTTTCTGAGTTTAAAAAAGAGTATTTTAGAGAGTTGATTAAGTTATCTATTCCTTCAGCTTTACAAGAGGGAGCTTTCAGTATAAATAGACTTATAAATGTAACTTTAATAATGACATTAGGAAGTCTTGCCTTTGCAGCAAATCAGATAACTATCAATATAGAGTCAATCTCTTTTATGCCTGGTTGGGGATTTGCCATTGCTTGTACCTCTCTAGTTGGTTATAGTATTGGAGAAAAAGATTACAAAAAGGCTAAATCTTATGTAACATATTCTATGGTTTTATCATCTTTAGTAATGGGAATTTTTGCTATTATTTTTTTAGTATCACCAGAGCCAATAATTACAGCTTTTATAAAGGATAGTGAAAAAGAGGTTATAACAATAGGTTCAGCTTGTCTTATGATAGCCTCAATAGAACAGATACCTATAGCTATATCAATGGTTTTAGGAGGAGCTTTAAAGGGAACTGGAGATAGTAAAACACCATTTAAAATAGTATTATTTACAAATTGGGTAATTCGTTTGCCTTTAGTTTACTATTTTATCTATATTCAAAAAGCTCCTGTAACTTATTTTTGGAGAATTACAGCACTTCAATGGATAATAGAAGCTATTATAATACTTATAGTTTTCCACCATAAATGGAAGAAAAATTATGAAACTCAATAA
- a CDS encoding aminopeptidase P family protein codes for MFEKEVYIERRRVLKEKLMKGIVIINGNEEAPRSYKDECYPFVQDSTFRYYFGMDVPNLIGIIDIDRDKEYIFGTDFTLDDIVWSGEQKLLKTFASEVGVNNFIEMKDFDNFIKSCKERRARFHILPQYRGDNKLRVCKALGISPFEYDEYISYDFVKAIIEQRNTKSQKEIEQIENAVNITREMQLTAMKTVKAGMKEYEVVAVLESVAKKYYGDLSFHTIFTKNGHILHNHGYDNTVENGNIIVLDCGARNREGYCGDMTTSFPVSGKFSERQKDIYSLLIEMFEKAESMVKPGVNYKDVHLAVSKVLAEGMIKRGLMKGDAEKAVKAGAHALFFPHGLGHMLGLDVHDMENLGEDLVGYESFPRDMQFGLKSLRLARELKEGYVFTIEPGIYFIPELAKRWKAEEKFQEFLNYDKIEEYADFGGMRYEGDFVITKDGARRLGEKMPKYFNEIEEAMKK; via the coding sequence ATGTTTGAAAAAGAAGTTTACATTGAAAGAAGAAGAGTTTTAAAAGAAAAACTTATGAAGGGTATTGTTATTATAAATGGAAATGAGGAAGCACCAAGAAGCTATAAAGATGAGTGTTATCCTTTTGTACAAGATTCAACTTTTCGTTATTATTTTGGTATGGATGTGCCAAATCTTATTGGAATAATAGATATTGATAGAGATAAAGAATATATTTTTGGAACTGATTTTACTCTAGATGATATTGTTTGGAGTGGAGAACAAAAACTTTTAAAAACTTTTGCTAGTGAAGTTGGAGTAAATAATTTTATTGAGATGAAAGATTTTGATAACTTTATTAAAAGTTGTAAAGAGAGAAGAGCAAGATTCCATATTTTACCTCAATATAGAGGAGATAATAAATTAAGAGTATGTAAAGCTTTAGGAATAAGCCCTTTTGAATATGATGAGTATATCTCTTATGATTTTGTAAAAGCTATAATTGAGCAAAGAAATACAAAATCTCAAAAGGAGATTGAGCAAATCGAAAATGCTGTAAATATCACTAGAGAGATGCAACTTACTGCAATGAAAACAGTTAAAGCTGGAATGAAAGAGTATGAAGTTGTAGCAGTTCTTGAGTCAGTAGCAAAAAAATACTATGGTGATCTATCTTTCCATACTATCTTTACTAAAAATGGGCATATTTTACATAATCATGGTTATGATAATACAGTAGAAAATGGAAATATTATTGTATTAGATTGTGGAGCAAGAAATAGAGAGGGATATTGTGGGGATATGACAACATCTTTCCCTGTTAGTGGAAAATTTAGTGAAAGACAAAAAGATATTTACTCACTTTTAATAGAGATGTTTGAAAAGGCAGAGTCTATGGTAAAACCAGGAGTTAACTATAAAGATGTTCACTTAGCTGTATCTAAAGTTTTAGCAGAAGGAATGATTAAAAGAGGACTTATGAAGGGAGATGCTGAAAAGGCTGTAAAAGCTGGTGCTCATGCTCTTTTCTTTCCTCATGGACTAGGACATATGTTGGGACTTGATGTACATGATATGGAAAATTTAGGTGAAGATTTAGTTGGGTATGAAAGCTTCCCAAGAGATATGCAATTTGGTTTAAAATCTTTAAGACTTGCCAGAGAGTTAAAAGAGGGATATGTTTTCACTATTGAACCAGGCATCTACTTTATTCCTGAACTAGCTAAAAGATGGAAAGCAGAAGAAAAATTCCAAGAGTTTTTAAACTATGATAAGATTGAAGAGTATGCTGACTTTGGTGGAATGAGATATGAGGGAGACTTTGTTATCACTAAAGATGGGGCTAGAAGATTAGGAGAGAAAATGCCTAAATACTTTAATGAGATTGAAGAGGCAATGAAAAAATAA
- the mscL gene encoding large-conductance mechanosensitive channel protein MscL yields the protein MSLLKEFKAFAVRGNVLDMAIGVIIGGAFSKIVNSLVKDVIMPLLGTITGKVNISALEVKIPVSSATGEPILIKYGLFLQNIIDFLIIVFCIFIFVKLINNFKKKEEKAPPKPTAQEVLLTEIRDLLKNR from the coding sequence GTGAGTTTATTAAAAGAATTTAAAGCATTTGCTGTTCGTGGAAATGTATTGGACATGGCTATTGGGGTAATTATAGGGGGAGCTTTTAGTAAAATTGTAAATAGCTTAGTTAAAGATGTAATTATGCCACTTTTGGGAACAATTACAGGAAAGGTTAATATATCTGCTCTTGAAGTAAAAATCCCTGTAAGTAGTGCAACAGGAGAGCCAATATTAATTAAATATGGACTATTCTTACAAAATATCATTGATTTTTTAATAATAGTATTTTGTATATTTATATTTGTAAAACTTATAAATAATTTTAAAAAGAAAGAGGAGAAAGCTCCACCAAAACCTACTGCTCAAGAGGTTTTACTTACTGAAATTAGAGATTTATTAAAGAATAGATAA